TTGATGTCGTCAGACGTATCACCCAGCGCTTCCCAGATTTGGTCGCTTGTCCCCCAGATCAGCTTGGCACCATCCGGCGCATACTGTGGCAGCGCAAACAGGGTGGTGCCACGCCGCACGGCCTCTTTATCGGTCACAACCTGCAAGCGGAGCTGCACGGCCCGTGCAATCCTGTCCCGAAATCGCATCTCGGTCAGGTCTTCTTCTTTCAAAGCGGCAAGCATCTGGGCATCGCCCTGATGATGGTAGGCCACGGCAAGATCAACCGCACCTCGGGGACAGACAGCCCGAGCCACTGTGGCGTCGACGCCGGTGTCCTCGATCGCGGCCTTGAACGTCGCTTCGGACCAGCCGTCGAACGGCACATGTGACA
The Sulfitobacter noctilucicola genome window above contains:
- a CDS encoding COQ9 family protein; this encodes MTDPKQQLLDAALSHVPFDGWSEATFKAAIEDTGVDATVARAVCPRGAVDLAVAYHHQGDAQMLAALKEEDLTEMRFRDRIARAVQLRLQVVTDKEAVRRGTTLFALPQYAPDGAKLIWGTSDQIWEALGDTSDDINWYTKRATLSGVYSSTVLFWLGDTSEDHSATWEFLDRRVDNVMQIEKIKAQVKKSPTLNMLMTGPNWLMSQIKAPTRFPKADFPGSWTSPKD